The Vigna radiata var. radiata cultivar VC1973A chromosome 6, Vradiata_ver6, whole genome shotgun sequence DNA segment CTATTTAGAACATAAATCgttattaaaattcataaagtGGAGATTAGTAGGAATAGAAGTAGATGTTACATCTACCCACTATCATTTAATTTGTACCAAACTAGAAAAGAGGCAAAAACATAACATTAACATCAAACTAGAAAACTTTGTTGGACTATGAAATTTGATGCACTTCACatgattatgaatttttttttttttttttttgaagaaagaaGTTAGAGAGTctttatatcaataaatttataaatttacgTAAgagattaataaataattattaattgaaaattatggTAATATGTTTATGCGTCATTTCGTTTATTTAAATActgtttattttattcaaatttatctatgagattttgaatttatcttaaatttgttattatcaatttttaataatttaattaaatttgaagctctagtaaatttgataattttgaattaagttcttatttaaatttttatagtctattaaattttataaaatttaaaactttttaatcgAATTTCCGTTGCTAGACTTTTGTGTTAATTAAACGATGAGATTGTTAACTGGATTAAGAATATTATGacgtgatttttattttttctatcacTTTACTTAAATTTCGTCACTgctttcataattttataagtatatcatttaataatattatatttttaaaagatataattttataattttacaatttgtaAATATGcgattatatgattttatattttttaattctataatttggtaattctttattttttttaatcttgtaattatatAATTCGATAATTATATAGGTTTGTAATTCTatgactttatattttattattatgttgttttctaattttttaattttataattttataattgttgaagcttataaaaaatacattacaagttatactatattttaaatattgagactcacttattttaatattaaaaattcaaaatataaatataatttcaagaagtttcattatataaaatatatcatctTTCTAATGtatgttttcttataatatttttatcctctttCTAAGtcttttaattcataatttatccatttaaatatcaaatagtGTCTAAGTGATCACATCGACAAAATTTTCAAGTCTAtcttatcaattattataaagaataagttaatttttgttcttttatctAGTTTGTATGTTTTTCCAATCATGTGAGGAGTTGATCAATGCATGTGTCATCTAAGTATTCTCTATTGATCAGTTGTACTAACAACATGCTCTGATAATGATTTTCTGGTTTATAGGAATAAAGAGTTTTTTAAGGTGAAAGAGTTTTAGGTTCCTAAAACAATTTGAGTTTATAATCGATAAAAGAAgctaattattacattttagaGTTGTTGATATGTGGGAAATATATGGTGTATGCTTGAATTATAGTATGAAATTGGTAGATCGAAATGAGGAatttttgtgttgatttctTTTTGAATGATACTTGTTTCAGTTGCATGAGATTATGAAATTGATTATTTGGTTAGTTAAAGTTGCAACTTAGATCTAGTTATTTACTatgttgttgtgttgtttgaATTTGTTGAAATTGAAGTAAGTAGATGCATCAAGTCTTTGGCTAATTGAGTAAATTGGTATTCACTTttacatttgaacatgttttgaacCAGTCATTAGGTAAAGAATATCAATTTAGTCATTTGGACAAGTCTTTCAAATCACATTTTGAAAGGTGCAGATTTTATGATATGACGCTAAGTGTCAATTTATCATTGAACGGACCAAAATGCGAATGGTCTGGTGTTAAACGGGGAAGTTCATAACGCTAGTTACTACTACAAGTATGAAGCTTAATTCAAGTTATTTCACTGAGCGAAAGGTCGTTTACACTCAGTGAGAGAAAATGCTAGAGCTTTGGCGCTGAGTGCCATACTTAACATTGAGCGCTCTTGTTGTTAAGCTAATGAATGTTTTATGTGATTTTCATGATTCCTATTTGGTTTGTAGTGGTTTATATGAATTCAATACATGCTTATTGTAACTATGAATGCTTAATGGATTGAATGGTATGTGATCTGAAAAtagttttaaagaaaagtttttATAGTGATTTCATTCCGTATATATATTGATGTAGAGATTTTATATTGGAAGTAATCTTGACACtctataataataaacaaaactcAAGAAGAGAAGAGTAAAAGAATCCAACGAGAATCtcacttatatttatatgaGAAATTAATCCATTTAATAAAATCTCTGATAAAGAGGTCTATAAAATTAGAGTGAAgagatttttttaagaaattgtaaaattagataagaaaaaaattaaagtaaagtgaaaactcaattattttttaattttcaaagacTCAATAAATCAAGAAAGCTTaataaacacttttaaaatatatcagaatttaaaactataatacaataaaattatgctGTGACGTTCCCACAGCTGCATCAATGGCGAAGACAGTGTTGAGGCGGAACCTACTGTCGCGCTTTCTCAGACCTTCTGTGTTGGCAGTTGTTCAATGTCATCGCAACTTCATCCACGCGGGTACCAATCCCACGCTCCACGACCTCCTTCGCACCGGGAACCTTCCAGAAGCTCAGGCTCTCCTCCTCCGAATGATCAGAAAACGCGGCGTTTCACGTCCCCACCTCATCGATTCCCTTCTCGCCCCTTCTTCTCAGTCTCACACAAACGCTATCGTTTTCGATTTACTCATAAGAACCTACGTCCAGTCACGGAAGCTTCGAGAAGCTGCCGAAGCCTTCCGCTTGCTGAGGCAGCGCGGCTTCACCGTCTCCATCAACGCCTCCAACGCGCTGCTCGGCGCGTTGGTGAAAGTGGGATGGGTGGATTTGGCGTGGACGGTGTACGAGGATGTTGTCGCAAGTGGCACAACGGTTAATGCCTTCACTCTCAACATTATGGTCAATGCTTTTTGTAAAGAGGGTAGGTTCGAGGAGGTTAAGGTTTTCTTGTCCCAAATGGAGGGTAGAGGTGTTTTGTCTGATGTTGTCACGTATAATACTCTCATCAACGCGCATTGTCGTCAGGGGAACGTGTGTGAGGCTTTCGAGTTGTTGAACTCAATGTGGGGTGTGGGGTTGAAGCCTGGGGTTTTTACTTATAATGCTATTATTAATGGTTTGTGTAAGAAAAGGGATTATGAGAGAGCGAGGAGTGTTTTGGATGAGATGTTGGGGATGGGGTTGAGTCCTGATGCTGCCTCGTTTAATCCCTTGCTTGTGGAAGGTTGTAGGAAGGATGATATTCGTGAGGTTGAGAATGTATTTGATGAAATGCTGAGGTGTGGTGTTGTTCCTGATTTGATTAGTTTTGGTTCTGTGATTGGGGTGCTCTCTAGAAACGGGTGTTTTGATAAGGCTTTGGACTATTTTAGGAAGATGAAGGATGCTGGGTTGGTCGCCGATACTGTGATTTATACTATTCTTATTGATGGATATTGTAGAAATGGCAATGTGACTGAGGCGTTGAACGTGCGGAACGAGATGGTTGCCCGGGGTTGTGCGATGGATGTAGTTACTTATAATACTCTGTTGAATGGGTTGTGCAAAGGGAAGATGCTCGGTGATGCTGATGAGTTGTTTAAGGAGATGGTGGAGAGGGGAGTTTTTCCGGATTATTACACTCTCACCACTCTCATTCATGGGTATTGTAAAGATGGAAACATGAGTAGGGCGCTTGATTTGTTTGAGACGATGACTCAAAGGAGCCTTAAGCCGGATGTTGTGACGTATAATACGTTAATGGATGGCTTTTGCAGGATTGGTGAAATGGAGAGGGCTAAGGAGTTGTGGTGTGATATGGTGAGTAGGGGGATATTGCCCAACCATGTGTCGTTTAGCATTTTGATAAATGGGTTTTGCAGTTTAGGAATTATGGGTGAAGCATTCAGGGTGTGGGATGAAATGGTAGAAAAAGGTGTTAAGCCTACTTTGGTTACTTGCAACACCGTTATTAAGGGTTATTTGAGGACTGGCAATATGTCTAAGGCGAATGACTTCTTCAACAAGATGGTTTTAGAAGGAGTTTCTCCTGACTGCATTACATATAATACTCTTATAAATGGTTTTGTAAAAGAAGAGAGCTTTGACAGAGCTTTTGTCTTGCTTAACAACATGGAAGAACATGGGCTGCTGCCTGATGTTATCACGTATAATGCAATACTTAGTGGATATTGTGGGCAAGGCAGAATGCGGGAGGCTGAGATGGTATTACGCAAGATGATTGACAGTGGTATAAGTCCTGATAGATCAACATACACATCATTGATAAATGGGCATGTTTCTCTAGACAATCTCAAAGAGGCATTCCGTTTTCATGATGAAATGCTGCAAAGGGGTTTTGTGCCAGATGACAAATTCTAATATCGAAACCAAGCTTAAGAGAAGAGAAGCCATCTGTCTCTACATGTTGGTCATTCAAATAGTGAGCTAGCGGTTGAGCGATGCACACCAGTGCTCGAGCCatgaataacatatttaaacatgttttggAGCGAGTAAGCACATTTCTTGAGCCACAACACGATGTTTAAGAGAGCAgccaaaatttaattcaaattatagtGACAATTCTCTTTGCTCAAAACAATACTCAAACGAGACAAGGAAAGCAACCTTCAGAGCCCAACAAGCAGGTTTCTTAGGCACCCTCATGTGACATTTTTGTTATCTATGGAGAAGCAATCACCTCACTTAAGCATCCAAGCAACGATTAAGTGAATGGTGGCCACTGGAAAACTGTAAATAGGActtgtttattgttttgaagAGATATACGTGGTTTAGAATAGAATTTAGAATAtgatctctctctctctctctctccactTATTAAATTAGTATTAGGAAGTGCACGTGTTCGGTCTATATTGCACGAATATCTAAGGAAGGAAGTGGCAGATGACTTCAGACACGACTTCTCTGCTTATCCTggtgattttattttaccatgAGTTCCTATTTAGGGGTTGAATATAGTCTTTTTATTGGTTAATTATTCATGTAGCTTAATGTGATCTTATATTTGAGGTTGGTGATTTAATCTGGTCTTAATGTTTGCATATGTGTGATGGATCCATAATTGTTCTCAAGTTTCCAAGGAAAAAATATGGAAAGTGATTTTTAGAATTGGACTTAAGATATTTCAGTTTATTAGCCTGGTAGGAATGGACTTTAATATATTGATTTGTTGTGGTGTTCATTGTGCTTGAATTATGAGAACAGTCCATAGATTAGAGTATGACTTTAAATCCTAAGGATAGTTCTGAAAAATGATTCTTAGGATTAGATTTGATTAATTTCACTCTACATTTTAAGATACATGGAGTAAATTTTGGATATGTTAATTGCTTATAAAATGACTGCATAATGCagaaatatttatgtaatatacAGGGAATCCATGTTTGATAAATATTCTTAGACCTTATGAGAAAACTTTAGAATTATGTTGCAAGAATATTAGTTAGAAGATACGTTAGGTGAAACcatagataatttaaattattttcaatctcATATTCATAGATTATTCAGTTTTTTTTGGCATCAAACGCAGTCTATTAACCCAAAACAGCAATCTGAACTATTGAATTGGAAGTTTACAATTAATGGAATCTGACGAGTAATTCCCTCTGTATATGATACTCTTATACTTATTCTTTTGAAAACTATAAGACTTTGATAAGTTGCCtagtaaaacaattatttataccAAAATTTCCTCAATTACTATACATTATGAATGCCAAGTGCTGCTACTTCCATGCCTATGAACGCATTACAGAATAATAGTTATTAGGTTATCCTTCGTgatttatatttcgtttttgtATTATGAATATTTAGATTCTATCTtccaaatttcaatttgaaCAGAAGAATCCTTATAGTTCTGGATGCTTGGAAATGCAACCCATCCATGTTTCTAACTTCTAAGCATGGTTTGCAGGAGCCAGGAGGGGGACTTCATCTTTTACGAACTTCAAACTAATGTCTTTTAAGTGTATTTTACCTGGACTCGGGATTTACTTTTGGGAGGCGATGCAATTGGGTAAACAAGGCTACTGTGGTGTGGGATTGCTGTTTTAGTAGCCAAGCTTTAGCTTTAGTGGTTATATTTATTCAGCGGTCAATTAACCTAAACTTTATTATTGAACGCAATATGCATCACCTTTGTATGGAGTTTGTAGTATCCATTTTATTGAAGCCTTGCAGTCATTGCCATTGTGCAGCGTAGCATGCGAGTTgatgcattattttttatagcaCTCAAGTAGGCACGGGACTGTTCACTGCTCACCACCGAAGGTATGTTTGAAGTTTATTAAATGCAACAATCACATAACAATGTTTATTTGACAGATATAGGAGAAAGATATGGATATGGTCAAGGCAGGTTAGCCCATTAGAAAAGCAAGCAGCaaattatagaatttatttgttatttttgaagatGTTGccatataaaattgtttttcgcCATTGGGAACTCTTTATTATAAGAGGGATGTTAATCTTTGAACGCATTAGTTACATTACCTGAAGGTCACacatattaaaatcataaaaacagTTTACTAAGATCCAATTACAAGTCATGATACTCGAGTCACATATTTTTGAGTATCAGAGCTTTCCAATTGCAACAACTAGCTTTTTGTGGTGCAGTGCTTTCATCAATTGGTATTAGAGCATTTCATTACGGCTCTTGTGATCTACAACTACAATGGATTGCTTTTGTAGTCACACATAAACTCATCACATTTGATGTCATTGAGATTGAAATTCTATTTGATGTCCACACTTAAGGGACTTTAGCAACTTAGCAACATGTCATCTTTCCTACCTCCTTTTTATTTCCATGTGGGCTTCTCCCCTAAAACCTCCACCGTGATGTCGCCATGCCTCCACCTCCCTCCCCATGATCTACTCACTACATTCATTAGACCCCTATGTGATCATACGAGTGATCTGCAATCAAATTGGACCTACTTGTGTTGTTCATTAGAGAGtttaaagtttctttttttggGAAAATGTATGCTTGATGgttgttttataaaaagaacTCATCTTCCAAAAATctttgttttggttttagtgaaaaattttataaaaatcagaTACTGTTTTAAGATATCACTTATAGATCTTGAACTAAAATATAGTGAGATTATACTGTGTAATCAACTATAGGTGAGATTATTGGTGGTGCATTCAATTTAGGAGGCTTAAATTATAGTCTATGCATTTCAAGTGCCTACTATCTTTGCATGTCTAAGTTGTTTTATATTTCGGTCCTTAGTTTTCTCATCTATCTAGCCACATGCATGAAAGATGGAAAGATCTTGCTGTTCTGATACAAAATGGTGTGCACTTTTTCATTCACTGATCACGCAGAAAGAGTTCTTAAATAGGGATAATCCCTACCTACTCAGGGATCAATTTGTCATATAAATCCATTGCAAGAGCAAAATAAATTGcttaatatttgttataaaaataatttttatcaactATTATCTTGACAAGTGTAGCGAAGACAATTTGGGCTTCAATTGTGGGCTGAAGTAGAAATTGAATGCATGAAGTGGAGGGACTTAGTAAGAATGGGGCTGCAAATAGAAAGCAAAACTTCTTTCGCTATCTTTCAATTCTCCCGCAGACTCTTTTCCCCATCccttaatcatttttatttagtcTACAAgctaattaaagaaaaatttaaagcaTCAATTTACATAACAATGACCAATATTAGGGATTTCTAATTTCTTGGATTTATTCATCTTTGGTAGTCCACTTAGATGGATTTTTGTTTATacgtataatttaattttagtacaGTAATACTATTAAGATCCTTATAAATAAGATGAGaagttttaatcattttataacaacaaattttaatagaatTGGATTGACTAAATAACATGATGGATTGAACTAtatcaaatcaattaaaaaaagtcattttcatcattaaaatattttaaaatattgaccATAAacgtataaaatatattcaattgattattaaaattttaaattttcttgtaaatcagaaaaaaatggatgaatTTGACTCaacaatcaataaattaaattgagtaTTTGTGAAAAATTAGAGCCAAATTGCAACTCTACTtcctatttaagaaaataatattgattttattggGTTTTAATTCCATTATAATTTCATGTGCAagatatgtatgtatatatttgtaGTAATGACCTAATCTTGTTGTAAAGAATGGATCAATTCACCTTTGCCTTCCTCTTGAAGTCTAAACAACCCAAAATCATATTCCATTTTACACAACACACTATCGCAGACAACCAACTTTCtattattaatcaaattaaattaagaaaggaaTATCAATGTCAGCTTTTCATCATTATGTCCCTTTGAATGCTGAGATATCATGCTCCTCAATGTATATATATCATGACGATCAGTGGGATGATATCATGATCATTCAACTCTTCAAAAGCCTTCAAATTAGAAGAAACCACAATATCAAAATGGTTTATGACCAAATGAATCATCTCATCCATTCACCTTAATGTGCTTACTTTTCGATGCTATAACCATTCAGctgaagttttatttaaaatttaaaataatgaatatattatttatagtttgatttaattattaaatctaaaaaaaatatgtacatcCGCAATTACATTaacatattaaacaaaatatattagaaaaacacATATCATTATGCtaatcaaacacaaaatctatatgaaataaaattttcaaacacaaTCCACCACCGTTGAACCATCCACGAAAAAAATGTTATGTGATGAAAGACCCTCCATGGAAGAAGGTGCTAAGAACAATCCATAGTATGGCTACAGGGATTTTAGTCTTTCAATCCAACGACATCATTATTGCAATGTCCAAACATGGCATACTAAATCAAGAATATTGTTTCCAATTGACTTGTATTTGGCATTGGAAACATTGAATGTGGACCCAATTAAGAACAATTTTAATCCACCAAATTGCTCAATAAGACAAATTCAATTTTGCCCAAGCAAGTGAAAactttaatcatata contains these protein-coding regions:
- the LOC106763247 gene encoding pentatricopeptide repeat-containing protein At5g01110, encoding MAKTVLRRNLLSRFLRPSVLAVVQCHRNFIHAGTNPTLHDLLRTGNLPEAQALLLRMIRKRGVSRPHLIDSLLAPSSQSHTNAIVFDLLIRTYVQSRKLREAAEAFRLLRQRGFTVSINASNALLGALVKVGWVDLAWTVYEDVVASGTTVNAFTLNIMVNAFCKEGRFEEVKVFLSQMEGRGVLSDVVTYNTLINAHCRQGNVCEAFELLNSMWGVGLKPGVFTYNAIINGLCKKRDYERARSVLDEMLGMGLSPDAASFNPLLVEGCRKDDIREVENVFDEMLRCGVVPDLISFGSVIGVLSRNGCFDKALDYFRKMKDAGLVADTVIYTILIDGYCRNGNVTEALNVRNEMVARGCAMDVVTYNTLLNGLCKGKMLGDADELFKEMVERGVFPDYYTLTTLIHGYCKDGNMSRALDLFETMTQRSLKPDVVTYNTLMDGFCRIGEMERAKELWCDMVSRGILPNHVSFSILINGFCSLGIMGEAFRVWDEMVEKGVKPTLVTCNTVIKGYLRTGNMSKANDFFNKMVLEGVSPDCITYNTLINGFVKEESFDRAFVLLNNMEEHGLLPDVITYNAILSGYCGQGRMREAEMVLRKMIDSGISPDRSTYTSLINGHVSLDNLKEAFRFHDEMLQRGFVPDDKF